A stretch of the Bacteroidales bacterium genome encodes the following:
- a CDS encoding hemolysin hemolytic protein produces MFETPILYIIYNRVEHVKQTFSQIIKTKPKKLFIAADGPDVLKNGDDYKCKVTRELVLSEINWACEVKTLFRERNLGCKIAVSSAIDWFFENVEQGIILEDDILPDKSFFYFCQELLIKYRYDTRIMQINGLNHFNSVDISYSYFFAKFGPCWGWATWRRAWEKNDVNMTKWTEIKKKKLYHSFCDSEAEQQWRINLFDTIFNNNIDTWDYQWVFTKLIESGLCITPKTNLIKNIGFMNDATHTGTLPSYMRNVKLNAINFPLVHPEYILRNAKLDMEYFKSVVNSKNNSKIKHLIWRILSKIKKLLWEK; encoded by the coding sequence ATGTTTGAAACACCAATCTTATACATAATTTATAATCGAGTAGAACATGTTAAACAGACGTTTAGTCAAATTATTAAAACAAAACCTAAAAAGTTATTTATAGCAGCAGATGGACCTGATGTTTTAAAGAATGGTGATGATTATAAATGTAAAGTAACTAGAGAATTAGTTTTAAGCGAAATTAATTGGGCATGTGAAGTTAAAACTCTTTTTAGGGAACGAAATCTTGGTTGTAAAATAGCGGTTAGTTCTGCAATTGATTGGTTCTTCGAAAATGTGGAACAAGGAATTATTTTAGAAGATGATATTTTGCCTGATAAAAGTTTTTTTTATTTCTGCCAAGAACTATTAATAAAATATAGATATGATACCCGAATAATGCAAATTAACGGACTAAATCATTTTAATTCAGTAGACATAAGTTATAGTTATTTCTTTGCAAAATTTGGTCCTTGTTGGGGATGGGCTACTTGGAGAAGAGCCTGGGAGAAAAATGACGTTAATATGACAAAGTGGACTGAAATAAAGAAAAAAAAATTGTATCATTCATTTTGTGATAGTGAAGCAGAGCAACAATGGCGAATAAATTTATTTGATACTATTTTTAATAATAATATAGATACTTGGGATTATCAGTGGGTATTTACTAAATTGATAGAATCCGGATTATGTATTACTCCAAAAACAAATTTGATAAAAAATATTGGTTTCATGAATGATGCTACACATACAGGTACACTTCCAAGTTATATGAGAAATGTAAAACTTAATGCAATTAACTTTCCCCTTGTTCATCCTGAATATATATTAAGAAATGCCAAACTAGATATGGAATATTTTAAGTCTGTTGTAAATTCTAAAAATAATAGTAAAATAAAGCATTTGATATGGCGAATTCTTAGTAAAATCAAAAAATTATTATGGGAGAAATAA
- a CDS encoding polysaccharide pyruvyl transferase family protein, with protein sequence MKVTFITTINHNVGDDFVREGIKYLLKNVTNKKIEFEYIHKHIPITVRKGFGFIKTLKWSNRLDSIIPYGFTYDKILKADVVIQSGAPVYWYHPPRNTCYNNEWYEPLIKKRFCLNKKAILLNIAAGSAQKYYSDGNEFFEDPKLKQYITEFYNLSMVTTVRDTLVKKIFSNYNLEAKIIPCSSLFANDEYNFNKTENNYIVLNYMSGGGHYGFGQNISKEKWEKTFYKIYKEIKKYHKVVMVCHNKNELELAKKFDNNINTFYSNNFIDYIKFYSQAIAGITNRVHSSFIMAAFGKPSIVIGTDSRARMTEMIGLKNYFVGDVTADIIIEEFNLLLNKKSYYKEKLLEKKENTKKQYFNVLKGLL encoded by the coding sequence ATGAAAGTAACTTTTATAACAACCATAAATCATAATGTTGGAGATGATTTTGTCAGAGAGGGCATTAAGTACCTTTTGAAAAATGTAACGAATAAAAAAATTGAATTTGAATATATACATAAACACATACCAATAACGGTTAGAAAAGGGTTTGGTTTTATTAAAACGCTTAAATGGTCAAATAGGTTAGATAGTATTATTCCATATGGTTTTACTTATGATAAAATATTAAAAGCTGATGTTGTTATTCAAAGTGGAGCTCCTGTTTATTGGTATCATCCACCACGAAATACCTGTTATAATAATGAGTGGTACGAGCCTCTAATTAAAAAAAGATTTTGCCTCAATAAAAAAGCCATTTTATTAAATATTGCTGCTGGTTCTGCCCAAAAATATTATTCTGATGGTAATGAATTTTTTGAAGATCCAAAGTTAAAGCAATATATTACTGAATTTTATAATTTGTCTATGGTTACAACAGTTAGAGATACTCTTGTAAAAAAAATTTTTTCAAATTATAACCTTGAAGCTAAAATTATACCATGTTCGTCATTATTTGCAAATGATGAATATAACTTTAATAAAACTGAAAATAATTATATTGTTTTAAACTATATGAGTGGCGGTGGTCATTATGGTTTTGGCCAGAATATCAGTAAAGAGAAGTGGGAAAAAACTTTTTACAAAATTTATAAAGAAATAAAAAAATATCACAAAGTAGTTATGGTTTGTCATAATAAAAATGAATTAGAATTAGCTAAAAAGTTTGATAATAATATTAACACATTTTATTCTAATAATTTTATAGATTATATTAAGTTTTATTCTCAAGCAATAGCAGGAATAACAAATAGAGTACATAGTTCTTTTATAATGGCTGCTTTTGGAAAACCATCTATCGTTATTGGAACTGATTCGAGAGCAAGAATGACGGAAATGATTGGGCTGAAAAATTATTTTGTGGGAGATGTTACAGCCGATATTATTATTGAAGAATTTAATTTGTTGTTAAATAAGAAATCATATTACAAAGAAAAATTATTAGAAAAAAAAGAAAATACCAAAAAACAATATTTTAATGTTCTTAAAGGTTTATTATAA